A genomic stretch from Candidatus Omnitrophota bacterium includes:
- a CDS encoding TonB-dependent receptor, translating to MRKIIVLVIVFGLSWQTAFAVENEHNENDKSTIESIAGTVSQPIKEILGSVVGLEKIVVSPDRIRESSTMTASDVTVIGQTEIDEKKDNFVKDILVDQAGVTKTSSGAFGGQTEIRIRGANPNHTLVLIDGVKVYDPASVNGAFDFANLPFDNIKQIEVLRGAQSSLYGSDAIGGVISIESKKPDAPFLETGIESGSFQTLTEYVNLGGYEKGLHYSFAFSQFNTQGISSADQRTIPNIQETDPYRRTSVAGRLDYEITPDLTVGTTIRNVYARNKYDDSNPVTWALQDNDQLTGTSNMFLYSLYVEHKPLECYDYSIRYSYMDNLRRDFDPPAGLRDWYCGKANRFDFQNNFHIKDFDIVTVGYDYAYEQSDAYYYNTANGESNDPKVFARNSALYLQNKAFYQDLIGSAQSMRVDHHSQFGTNLTYKIDGFYRAPTGTRARGSYATSFKAPSLYQLHAPANPSWFFLGGNPNLNPEKARSFEIGIDQYAFNNALKVSVTYFYTRFGDLIQYFTDPTTFQSTYMNASKAKSLGVEYGAEVNLFDEKLKVAANLTSLGTKDYSTDRQLARVPVDQFNINVNIKPVPKLSINTNIEHTGMRLNIGTDKMKAHTVVGLTAEYAVTKEVSIYTRLENLFNEYYEEVRGYGTPGFSAYGGVKTKF from the coding sequence ATGCGAAAGATAATAGTTCTTGTCATTGTTTTTGGTTTATCATGGCAAACAGCATTTGCCGTAGAAAATGAACATAATGAAAACGATAAGAGTACCATTGAAAGCATTGCCGGGACAGTAAGCCAGCCAATAAAGGAGATACTGGGCAGTGTGGTCGGCCTTGAGAAGATAGTCGTGTCCCCCGACAGGATCAGGGAATCATCGACTATGACGGCCAGCGATGTGACGGTCATAGGACAGACGGAGATCGACGAAAAAAAAGATAATTTTGTAAAAGATATACTGGTCGATCAGGCGGGAGTGACCAAGACTTCGTCGGGCGCCTTCGGCGGGCAGACGGAGATACGCATACGCGGCGCCAATCCAAACCATACGCTTGTGCTCATAGACGGCGTGAAGGTATACGACCCGGCATCCGTGAACGGTGCCTTCGATTTTGCCAACCTGCCTTTCGATAACATAAAGCAGATCGAGGTTTTAAGGGGGGCGCAGAGCTCGCTGTATGGTTCCGACGCAATAGGGGGAGTCATAAGCATCGAGAGCAAAAAGCCTGACGCGCCGTTCCTGGAGACCGGCATCGAATCAGGGTCATTTCAGACACTGACTGAGTATGTAAATCTGGGGGGATACGAAAAAGGGCTGCATTATTCGTTCGCTTTTTCGCAATTCAATACTCAGGGGATCTCGTCTGCCGATCAGCGGACTATTCCGAATATACAGGAAACAGATCCATATAGAAGGACCAGCGTCGCGGGACGGTTAGATTACGAAATCACCCCAGACCTTACCGTAGGAACCACTATCAGGAACGTATACGCGCGCAACAAATATGACGACTCGAATCCCGTGACGTGGGCATTACAGGACAATGACCAGCTCACGGGTACATCCAACATGTTCCTTTATTCACTATATGTAGAACATAAACCGCTGGAGTGTTATGACTATTCGATCAGGTATTCATACATGGATAACTTGAGGCGCGACTTCGATCCTCCCGCGGGCCTCAGGGACTGGTATTGCGGAAAGGCGAACAGGTTTGATTTTCAGAATAATTTTCATATAAAAGATTTCGATATAGTTACCGTAGGATACGACTATGCCTACGAACAGTCGGACGCCTATTATTATAATACCGCCAACGGCGAAAGCAATGACCCAAAAGTTTTCGCGAGAAACTCGGCGCTCTACTTGCAGAACAAGGCATTCTATCAGGATCTTATCGGTTCCGCGCAAAGCATGCGCGTAGATCACCACTCGCAGTTCGGCACAAACCTGACTTACAAGATAGACGGTTTTTACCGTGCGCCGACCGGAACCAGGGCCAGAGGCTCATACGCGACATCGTTCAAGGCGCCGTCACTCTATCAGCTGCATGCCCCCGCCAACCCATCCTGGTTCTTCCTGGGCGGCAATCCTAATCTCAATCCCGAGAAGGCGCGATCTTTTGAAATAGGCATCGACCAATATGCTTTCAATAACGCCCTCAAAGTGAGCGTCACATATTTTTATACCAGATTTGGCGATCTTATACAGTATTTTACGGATCCCACCACGTTCCAGAGCACTTACATGAACGCATCAAAGGCGAAGTCGCTCGGCGTGGAATACGGGGCTGAGGTTAACCTGTTCGATGAAAAACTGAAAGTGGCGGCGAACCTGACCAGCCTCGGCACGAAAGATTACTCGACCGATAGGCAGCTTGCGCGCGTCCCTGTAGACCAATTCAATATCAACGTGAATATAAAACCTGTTCCGAAGTTGAGCATCAATACCAATATCGAGCATACGGGAATGCGTCTTAACATAGGGACCGATAAGATGAAGGCGCATACTGTGGTCGGTCTGACGGCGGAATATGCCGTTACCAAAGAGGTAAGCATCTATACCAGGCTGGAAAACCTATTCAATGAATACTATGAAGAGGTGCGCGGGTATGGTACTCCTGGATTTTCAGCTTACGGGGGCGTGAAAACGAAGTTCTAG
- the cobU gene encoding bifunctional adenosylcobinamide kinase/adenosylcobinamide-phosphate guanylyltransferase — protein MGKIIFILGGARSGKSNYATALAGKSGKKVAFIATCQGLDEEMRMRITSHRKQRPSSWKTFEEPLDIRKALKNARSGFDAILIDCLTLLVSNLLLKGVEGAAIEKKITGIIKELKNMKSDSIIVSNEVGLGIVPENNLARDFRDIGGRVNQIVAKEANEVYFLVSGLPVKIK, from the coding sequence GTGGGCAAGATAATTTTCATACTGGGCGGCGCGCGGAGCGGTAAGAGCAATTACGCCACAGCGCTTGCAGGCAAGTCCGGAAAAAAGGTTGCTTTTATTGCCACTTGTCAAGGGCTTGACGAGGAGATGAGAATGCGGATAACCTCTCATCGGAAACAACGGCCTTCATCATGGAAGACGTTCGAGGAGCCTCTGGATATCCGTAAGGCGCTAAAAAATGCGAGATCCGGGTTCGATGCGATATTGATAGATTGCCTGACGCTTTTAGTCTCCAACCTTCTTCTCAAAGGTGTGGAGGGAGCGGCCATTGAAAAGAAAATAACCGGTATCATCAAAGAGCTTAAGAATATGAAATCCGATTCTATAATCGTATCTAATGAGGTAGGATTAGGGATAGTCCCGGAGAATAACCTTGCTAGAGATTTCAGGGATATAGGCGGAAGAGTGAACCAGATAGTGGCCAAAGAGGCAAATGAGGTATACTTTCTCGTCTCAGGGCTGCCGGTAAAAATTAAGTAA
- a CDS encoding lysophospholipid acyltransferase family protein: protein MILYILYRIGLFLALTLPIRVSYALACVLADIFYYISRRDRRAVINNLTMVLGPSAGDRAIAMMAKDVFRNFAKYLIDFFRSQKIDKDYLKQNVKVEGSGNIDDALAMGKGVIMLSGHIGNWELGAFVTSMIGYPINAVVLTHKNKRINDFFTSQRLMGNMKPIELGASLKSCYRALRNNELLALLGDRDFTKNGISVDFFGKRTMMPKGPATFSYRLGSPIVPAFLVREPDNTFRYFMEKPIISAPGLDEETAVRELTARCSSAIEACVKKYPTQWFVFRNMWNNDDKESLRPDTII, encoded by the coding sequence ATGATATTGTATATCTTATATAGAATAGGGCTCTTTCTGGCGCTTACATTGCCAATACGCGTATCGTATGCCCTGGCATGTGTTTTAGCGGATATATTTTACTATATCTCTCGAAGGGACAGAAGGGCAGTAATAAATAATCTTACCATGGTCCTCGGACCCTCCGCCGGTGATAGAGCCATAGCCATGATGGCAAAAGATGTCTTTAGAAATTTCGCAAAATATCTTATTGATTTCTTCAGGTCTCAAAAGATAGACAAGGATTATCTGAAACAGAATGTGAAGGTGGAGGGTTCCGGCAATATAGATGATGCGCTGGCCATGGGCAAGGGAGTGATCATGCTTTCCGGCCATATAGGAAATTGGGAGCTGGGAGCCTTTGTGACTTCCATGATTGGTTATCCGATAAATGCCGTAGTTCTTACGCATAAAAATAAACGTATAAATGATTTTTTTACCAGTCAGAGGCTTATGGGCAATATGAAGCCCATAGAACTGGGCGCTTCGTTAAAGTCCTGCTACAGGGCGCTCAGAAATAACGAGCTCTTGGCGCTTTTAGGCGATAGGGATTTCACGAAGAACGGCATCTCTGTGGACTTTTTCGGAAAGAGGACTATGATGCCCAAGGGGCCCGCTACATTCAGCTACAGGCTGGGTTCTCCTATCGTTCCCGCTTTTCTGGTGAGGGAGCCGGATAACACTTTCAGATATTTCATGGAAAAGCCTATCATCTCGGCTCCCGGTCTTGACGAGGAAACAGCTGTCAGGGAGCTGACCGCCAGATGCTCCAGCGCCATAGAGGCGTGCGTTAAAAAATATCCAACGCAGTGGTTTGTATTTCGAAACATGTGGAATAACGATGATAAAGAATCTCTGCGTCCTGATACCATCATATAA
- a CDS encoding cobalamin-binding protein, with protein MKKCLKVCAISLVLSLFLSGISFGTENKLLRVISLAPSSTEILFALGLDQEIVGVSQYCNYPKSVHGKERIGTFSQPDIEKIISLKPDIIFCTSLEQAPAVAKLRQLGFKVCVSDPSNLKELFASIKEMGQLVNKEYAANSLIDKMKTGIKSVTDMVASVPESQRPKAYVEFWGNPIMTAGSGSLIDELIAASGGINIASNAKKNYSYFSAEDVIKQNPDVIILCYMQKKNALDTIKSRFGWRDISAVRNGRVYNDVDPDTILRPGPRIVDGLVEMHKRFYPQ; from the coding sequence ATGAAAAAATGTTTAAAGGTATGCGCCATATCGCTGGTCCTATCCTTGTTCCTGTCCGGCATTTCTTTCGGTACGGAAAACAAGTTATTGCGCGTTATTTCGCTTGCCCCATCATCTACGGAGATATTGTTTGCCCTTGGACTGGATCAGGAGATCGTCGGGGTGAGCCAATACTGCAATTATCCGAAGAGCGTTCATGGCAAGGAGAGGATAGGAACGTTCAGTCAGCCCGATATCGAGAAGATCATTTCACTGAAACCGGATATCATATTCTGTACTTCACTTGAACAGGCACCGGCTGTCGCAAAATTAAGACAATTAGGATTTAAAGTCTGTGTAAGCGACCCCTCCAATCTGAAAGAACTGTTCGCTTCTATTAAGGAAATGGGACAGCTCGTTAATAAAGAATATGCCGCCAATAGCCTGATCGATAAGATGAAGACCGGGATAAAGAGCGTTACCGATATGGTCGCATCCGTTCCGGAATCACAGAGACCTAAAGCATACGTTGAATTTTGGGGCAACCCGATAATGACGGCAGGCTCCGGCTCTTTGATCGACGAGCTTATCGCTGCCTCCGGCGGCATAAATATCGCGTCGAACGCTAAGAAGAATTACAGTTATTTCAGCGCGGAGGATGTCATTAAACAGAATCCGGATGTGATCATATTGTGCTATATGCAGAAAAAGAATGCCCTTGATACGATAAAGAGCAGGTTCGGCTGGAGAGATATATCCGCCGTAAGAAATGGGCGGGTGTATAATGATGTAGATCCGGATACAATATTGAGGCCGGGCCCACGAATAGTGGATGGATTGGTCGAAATGCATAAGAGGTTCTATCCCCAATGA
- the cobO gene encoding cob(I)yrinic acid a,c-diamide adenosyltransferase: MPKKLKKGLVHIYTGDGKGKTTAAFGLALRAAGAGLKVCIYQFIKGPGFNENKIFGNIGKIKIEQCGRGPFIRTKPTPKDIECASRGFKKVCRIIDSGLYDLVILDEVNVALKIGLIKTSDMLVLIRQKPVFVELVMTGRCCPKSLFRYADVVTEMRKIKHPFDKGVMARKGIEY, from the coding sequence ATGCCGAAGAAGTTGAAAAAAGGGCTCGTACACATATATACAGGAGACGGAAAGGGTAAGACGACCGCGGCTTTCGGTCTGGCCCTCAGGGCTGCGGGCGCGGGGTTAAAAGTCTGTATATATCAATTTATAAAGGGTCCCGGCTTTAACGAAAATAAAATATTCGGCAATATCGGAAAGATAAAGATCGAGCAGTGCGGGAGAGGCCCGTTCATAAGAACGAAGCCCACTCCGAAAGACATCGAGTGCGCCTCGAGAGGATTTAAAAAAGTCTGCCGCATCATCGATTCAGGTCTTTACGATCTCGTGATCCTTGACGAAGTGAACGTCGCCCTGAAGATAGGTTTGATAAAGACCTCCGATATGTTAGTCCTTATAAGGCAAAAGCCCGTTTTTGTGGAGCTTGTCATGACGGGCAGATGCTGTCCGAAGAGCCTCTTCAGGTATGCGGACGTTGTAACCGAGATGAGGAAGATAAAACATCCGTTCGATAAAGGTGTGATGGCGCGAAAAGGCATTGAATATTAA
- a CDS encoding glycosyltransferase family 2 protein — protein sequence MIKNLCVLIPSYNEARTIGHIVADLVQKGFIVYVVDDGSTDDTAGIAHAQGAVVVKHKKNMGKGASLREGFKHIIKKGFDAVIVMDGDGQHLVADIGNFIERMEATGADMVIGNRMLDVSSMPEERKHTNRFMSSFISFLSGQRIPDSQSGYRLIKREVLEKVNLRSSNFEIESEMIIRSARAGFKIESVPIKTVYNNEKSKVNPLVDTLRFIAFVAKIIFTK from the coding sequence ATGATAAAGAATCTCTGCGTCCTGATACCATCATATAACGAAGCCAGGACGATCGGGCATATTGTCGCTGATCTGGTCCAGAAAGGATTTATCGTTTATGTGGTGGATGACGGCTCTACCGACGACACGGCCGGAATAGCGCATGCTCAAGGCGCGGTAGTCGTCAAGCATAAAAAGAATATGGGCAAGGGCGCGTCTTTGCGCGAGGGGTTCAAGCATATAATAAAAAAAGGATTCGACGCGGTCATAGTTATGGATGGTGACGGACAGCATCTGGTCGCCGATATAGGAAATTTTATCGAGAGGATGGAAGCGACGGGCGCGGACATGGTGATAGGCAACCGTATGCTGGATGTGTCGTCGATGCCCGAAGAGAGGAAACATACCAACCGTTTTATGTCCAGTTTTATATCATTCCTCTCCGGTCAGCGTATACCCGATAGCCAGTCCGGTTACCGCCTTATAAAAAGGGAGGTCCTGGAGAAGGTCAACCTTAGATCATCGAATTTTGAGATAGAATCCGAAATGATAATAAGATCGGCCAGAGCCGGATTTAAGATAGAGTCGGTGCCTATAAAGACCGTATATAATAACGAGAAGAGTAAAGTAAATCCTCTGGTTGATACACTGAGATTCATCGCTTTTGTCGCAAAGATAATATTTACAAAGTGA
- a CDS encoding glycosyltransferase — protein sequence MSKKILLLFISEHSGHHCASRAIEKALRIIDPTVETLNINSFNYTNPILEKVINRAYMGVVMKTPEVWEYLYDNPKVLKNTQKLRAMIHRFNTGKLKSLLDEFKPDVIICTQAFPCGMIADYKKSLNIKIPLIGVLTDYAPHSYWVFNEVDKYIVPSVDTGKKLIDNGIDPAKVEEFGIPIDPKFRDCCTREELCDEMGIDRRMSCVLIMGGTQGLGPIKSVARLLDASGLNLQVIVAAGTNKKVYKWLKKRHFKKKFIILPFAENVNELMRVATIIITKPGGITTAEALTAGVPMLILNPLPGQEAMNTRFLLKEGVAVKAESPEDVVVVLEELLYNTSKLKVMGQKARALSKPDSAINIARLTMVLAG from the coding sequence ATGTCGAAAAAGATACTGCTGTTATTCATATCCGAACATTCGGGCCATCATTGCGCCAGCCGTGCCATTGAAAAGGCCCTGCGAATAATCGATCCGACCGTCGAGACGCTTAATATAAACTCCTTTAATTACACTAATCCCATCCTGGAAAAAGTTATCAATAGGGCATATATGGGCGTCGTTATGAAGACCCCTGAGGTATGGGAATATCTGTATGACAATCCCAAAGTCCTTAAGAATACGCAGAAGCTCAGGGCCATGATCCACCGCTTTAATACCGGCAAATTAAAGTCTCTTCTGGATGAGTTTAAACCGGATGTTATCATATGTACACAGGCATTCCCTTGCGGCATGATAGCGGATTATAAAAAGAGCCTTAATATAAAGATACCGCTTATAGGCGTGCTGACCGATTATGCGCCGCATTCTTATTGGGTATTCAACGAAGTTGATAAATATATAGTACCGTCCGTAGATACCGGAAAAAAATTGATAGATAACGGAATTGACCCGGCCAAAGTCGAGGAGTTCGGAATCCCCATAGATCCTAAATTCCGCGATTGTTGCACAAGAGAAGAGCTCTGCGATGAGATGGGGATCGACCGCCGCATGTCGTGTGTGCTTATAATGGGAGGGACCCAGGGTTTAGGCCCGATAAAGAGTGTGGCCAGGCTGCTGGATGCTTCCGGACTCAATCTGCAGGTGATAGTAGCGGCCGGAACGAATAAGAAAGTTTATAAATGGCTTAAGAAGAGGCATTTCAAAAAGAAGTTCATTATTCTGCCTTTTGCCGAAAATGTAAATGAGTTGATGCGGGTGGCCACCATTATTATAACGAAACCCGGAGGCATAACGACAGCTGAGGCGCTCACTGCGGGCGTTCCTATGCTCATACTGAATCCTCTTCCCGGACAGGAAGCTATGAACACCAGGTTCCTGCTTAAGGAGGGTGTAGCGGTAAAAGCTGAAAGCCCCGAAGATGTCGTGGTGGTATTAGAGGAATTGCTATATAACACAAGCAAGTTAAAGGTGATGGGCCAGAAAGCCCGCGCGCTTTCTAAGCCTGACAGCGCGATCAACATAGCCAGGCTCACAATGGTGTTGGCCGGATGA
- a CDS encoding histidine phosphatase family protein — translation MPKKVILVRHGRTRWNAERRYMGVTDIDLDDTGLAQAEKLKKRLSLEEIDKVYASDSCRALNFASIIFDRKPIVKMRELREMNFGVLEGMTYEEILRKYPKVYDEWLSDIHSANIPEGESMQSMKERVLGAFNKITSANRGKILAIVTHAGPIRVIVNDITRSVNFWDVMPDSASVSVIEFADKMPKVVLINDTSHL, via the coding sequence ATGCCGAAAAAGGTGATTTTGGTACGGCATGGCCGCACCAGATGGAACGCTGAGAGGCGTTATATGGGCGTTACCGATATAGATCTCGATGATACAGGGCTCGCTCAAGCGGAAAAATTAAAGAAGAGATTATCTCTGGAGGAGATAGATAAGGTATACGCAAGCGACAGTTGCAGGGCGCTTAATTTCGCTTCGATAATTTTCGATCGAAAACCCATTGTAAAGATGCGGGAGCTTCGGGAGATGAATTTTGGCGTGCTGGAAGGTATGACATATGAAGAGATCCTTAGGAAATATCCTAAGGTATACGATGAATGGCTGAGTGACATTCATTCTGCCAATATACCTGAAGGCGAATCCATGCAGAGCATGAAGGAGAGGGTGCTGGGAGCGTTCAATAAAATAACATCGGCCAATAGGGGCAAGATTTTGGCGATAGTGACGCATGCAGGCCCCATCAGAGTGATAGTGAACGATATTACGCGCTCTGTAAATTTCTGGGATGTGATGCCTGATTCGGCAAGTGTCAGTGTGATCGAATTTGCGGATAAAATGCCGAAGGTTGTATTGATTAACGATACTTCGCACCTATAG
- a CDS encoding ABC transporter ATP-binding protein encodes MPDLLLKVRGLKGGYGAQDVIKDISFDVKNGEFLGIIGPNGSGKSTLLRLLSRALPLKGGDIELESKDTKKIHIKEFCKKVAFVSQDVTINFPFTSGEIALMGRIPHMGRLQFETKKDHSIACDSLSLTDALHLKDKYITELSAGERQRVVIAKALAQEPILLFLDEPTSHLDISHQIQILDLLKKLNRENGLTIIIVLHDLNLASEYCSRIMLLEDGRIFKDAAPKDILTYQNIEAVYKTVVVVNENPISHKPYIVLVSGESICRKR; translated from the coding sequence ATGCCCGATCTTCTTTTAAAAGTACGGGGTCTTAAGGGAGGGTATGGCGCCCAGGATGTAATAAAAGATATCTCTTTTGACGTGAAGAATGGAGAATTTCTGGGTATCATCGGGCCGAACGGGTCCGGTAAATCGACGCTTCTCCGGCTTCTCAGCCGCGCTCTCCCGCTTAAAGGGGGCGATATCGAGCTTGAATCGAAGGATACGAAAAAGATACATATAAAAGAATTCTGTAAAAAAGTGGCTTTCGTCTCTCAGGATGTGACGATCAATTTTCCTTTCACCTCCGGCGAGATCGCGCTTATGGGAAGAATACCGCATATGGGAAGGCTTCAATTCGAGACGAAAAAAGATCATTCCATAGCCTGCGATAGCCTATCCCTCACGGACGCGCTGCACTTGAAGGATAAGTATATTACCGAATTGAGCGCCGGAGAGAGGCAGAGGGTCGTTATCGCAAAAGCTCTCGCGCAGGAGCCTATCCTGCTTTTCCTGGACGAGCCTACTTCACATCTCGACATAAGCCATCAGATACAGATACTGGACCTACTAAAAAAATTAAACCGCGAAAACGGACTGACGATCATCATCGTCCTGCATGACCTGAATCTGGCCAGCGAATACTGCAGCCGGATCATGCTGTTGGAAGACGGCAGGATCTTCAAAGATGCCGCACCCAAGGATATCCTTACATACCAGAATATAGAAGCTGTCTATAAGACGGTTGTAGTAGTAAATGAGAATCCGATATCGCACAAACCCTACATAGTCCTGGTCTCGGGAGAGTCGATATGCCGAAAAAGGTGA
- the cobT gene encoding nicotinate-nucleotide--dimethylbenzimidazole phosphoribosyltransferase, whose translation MIAKQANLSSKKIEAVVNNIGTLDDKLIQKTQERLDFLTKPQGSLGKLEHLAKLITGITGKADPVLSDKVIFTLAADHGVTEEGVSAYPKDVTAQMVYNFIRGGAGINVLASHVGARVVVVDMGVASDLENKKGLIIKKIGYSTMNMAKGPAMSREDAVRSIETGIEVFEEEYKKGIDIAGTGDMGIGNTTASSAITAVFTKKRVEEITGRGTGVDDKGLRNKIAIIEKAIALNAPDASDAIDVLAKVGGFEIGGLAGVILCAASRRVPVVIDGFISGAAALVAFHISPKVKDYLIASHCSVERGHGVILDHIGLKPLLNLDLRLGEGTGAALGIGLVDASIKILTRMATFKSAGVSQKGE comes from the coding sequence ATGATAGCGAAACAAGCAAATTTAAGTTCAAAGAAGATAGAAGCTGTTGTAAATAATATAGGCACTCTCGATGATAAGCTCATACAGAAGACACAGGAGAGGCTCGACTTTCTTACTAAGCCTCAGGGCAGCCTTGGTAAATTAGAACACCTTGCAAAACTGATAACAGGCATTACGGGTAAGGCGGACCCGGTACTCAGCGATAAAGTGATCTTTACGCTTGCGGCGGACCACGGTGTTACGGAAGAAGGGGTGAGCGCCTATCCGAAAGATGTGACCGCCCAGATGGTCTATAATTTCATACGCGGCGGCGCAGGTATAAATGTCCTTGCTAGCCACGTTGGCGCCAGGGTAGTTGTCGTGGATATGGGCGTGGCCTCAGATCTTGAAAATAAGAAAGGTCTTATCATAAAAAAGATCGGCTACAGCACAATGAATATGGCTAAGGGCCCGGCAATGTCTCGCGAAGACGCGGTACGGTCCATAGAGACGGGGATCGAAGTATTTGAGGAGGAATATAAAAAAGGTATCGATATAGCCGGCACGGGCGATATGGGGATCGGGAACACGACGGCATCGAGCGCTATCACGGCTGTCTTTACGAAGAAGCGGGTCGAGGAGATAACCGGTCGGGGCACCGGCGTCGACGATAAAGGGTTAAGAAATAAGATAGCGATTATAGAAAAAGCTATAGCTTTGAACGCGCCCGACGCTTCCGATGCTATCGATGTACTTGCGAAGGTAGGTGGTTTTGAGATAGGTGGTCTAGCAGGCGTTATTCTCTGTGCGGCATCCAGGCGAGTACCTGTAGTGATAGACGGTTTTATTTCAGGCGCCGCGGCACTCGTAGCATTTCACATCTCGCCGAAAGTGAAGGACTATCTGATCGCCTCACATTGTTCTGTCGAAAGAGGCCATGGCGTAATACTCGACCACATCGGGTTAAAGCCTCTCTTAAATCTCGATCTGCGATTGGGGGAGGGCACAGGAGCCGCGCTCGGGATCGGTCTCGTCGATGCAAGCATAAAGATACTGACCCGGATGGCAACATTTAAAAGCGCCGGCGTTTCTCAAAAGGGAGAGTAG
- a CDS encoding iron ABC transporter permease has product MNYRAKRNIIALVAIFFASIVWAILKGSVDISWQSLFLKENRQILDMRLARIMLAVVTGSGLAVSGAALQAILRNSLAEPYLLGTSSGAGLGAVLAIMTGITGIFVPLTAFVGALLSMVLVYSIARQNNRLPAQSLVLSGVIVSTALSGVIVFLISASGKETLHSMIWWLWGSFEVFDINLLSVVGLAVSISVVAIFMLSQDLNAISIGEEEAVHLGIKTEMIKKMTFIITSFITASLICVCGMIGFVGLIVPHIMRHVVGPNHRALIPASCIGGAAFMVICDTISRTACPPVEIPIGVITAVIGAPIFIILSKRTQKVS; this is encoded by the coding sequence ATGAACTACAGAGCAAAAAGAAATATAATCGCGCTCGTCGCTATATTCTTCGCATCGATAGTGTGGGCGATCTTAAAAGGCTCTGTCGATATTTCATGGCAATCTCTATTCCTTAAAGAGAACCGGCAAATACTCGATATGAGGCTGGCCCGTATCATGCTGGCAGTCGTAACCGGCAGCGGCCTGGCCGTCTCGGGCGCGGCACTTCAGGCGATATTGCGCAATTCTCTCGCGGAGCCATATCTATTGGGAACATCTAGCGGCGCAGGACTAGGCGCCGTCCTGGCGATCATGACAGGCATAACCGGCATCTTTGTGCCTCTCACAGCGTTTGTCGGCGCGCTCTTAAGCATGGTACTGGTATACAGCATCGCCAGACAGAATAATAGGCTTCCGGCCCAGTCGCTTGTGCTGTCAGGCGTAATAGTTTCAACGGCGCTCTCCGGAGTGATAGTCTTCTTGATATCCGCATCGGGGAAAGAGACGCTTCATAGCATGATCTGGTGGCTCTGGGGCAGCTTCGAAGTCTTCGATATCAATCTTCTTTCAGTAGTCGGCCTGGCAGTGTCCATTTCCGTAGTCGCGATCTTCATGCTTTCTCAGGACCTGAATGCCATAAGTATTGGAGAAGAGGAAGCGGTCCATCTGGGAATAAAGACCGAAATGATAAAGAAGATGACGTTTATTATCACATCGTTCATAACCGCAAGCCTTATTTGCGTGTGCGGAATGATCGGCTTCGTAGGGCTGATAGTTCCTCACATTATGAGGCATGTAGTCGGGCCGAATCACAGAGCGCTTATCCCGGCTTCCTGCATCGGAGGCGCGGCGTTTATGGTCATCTGTGATACGATCTCGCGCACGGCATGCCCGCCCGTAGAGATACCCATTGGAGTCATCACCGCGGTGATTGGAGCGCCGATATTCATAATATTGTCGAAGCGTACTCAGAAGGTGAGCTAA
- a CDS encoding lipoyl domain-containing protein yields the protein MIDIKLPSLAEGVDSATVTYCHKGAGEHVKEGDDLIELVTDKATFNMPSPASGVLKEILVSEGDQVKVGQIVARIE from the coding sequence TTGATCGATATTAAATTGCCGTCACTTGCTGAGGGCGTTGACAGCGCCACCGTGACTTACTGCCATAAGGGCGCAGGAGAGCATGTTAAGGAGGGAGACGACCTTATCGAATTAGTTACGGATAAGGCCACTTTCAACATGCCGTCGCCGGCATCGGGAGTTTTAAAAGAAATACTTGTGAGTGAAGGTGATCAGGTCAAAGTGGGCCAGATTGTGGCAAGAATAGAATAG